The Tistrella mobilis genome window below encodes:
- the fabZ gene encoding 3-hydroxyacyl-ACP dehydratase FabZ, with protein MSETTVPSAEQSEVIEIERVMEMIPHRYPFLLIDKVVDVKPNVSAVGIKCVSMNEYQFQGHFPGAPIMPGVMIIESMAQTAAVLVVRTLGPDSEGKLVYFMSIDEARFRRPVKPGDVMRVNVEKKQSRGAVWKFESKVTVDDKVVAQATFAAMIVDRA; from the coding sequence ATGAGCGAAACCACCGTGCCTTCCGCAGAACAGTCCGAGGTGATCGAGATCGAGCGGGTCATGGAGATGATCCCGCACCGCTATCCGTTCCTGCTGATCGACAAGGTGGTCGACGTGAAGCCGAACGTAAGCGCGGTCGGCATCAAATGCGTTTCGATGAACGAATATCAGTTTCAGGGCCATTTTCCCGGCGCGCCGATCATGCCCGGTGTCATGATCATTGAGAGTATGGCGCAGACGGCGGCGGTGCTCGTGGTCCGTACGCTCGGCCCCGACAGTGAGGGCAAGCTGGTCTACTTCATGTCGATCGACGAAGCGCGTTTCCGCCGTCCGGTCAAGCCCGGCGACGTGATGCGTGTGAATGTCGAGAAGAAGCAGAGCCGCGGTGCGGTGTGGAAGTTCGAGTCCAAGGTGACCGTCGACGACAAGGTGGTGGCCCAGGCCACGTTCGCCGCCATGATCGTCGACCGCGCGTGA
- the rseP gene encoding RIP metalloprotease RseP yields the protein MDQLIQSLSYPIGFAVVLGIVVFVHEYGHYWVARRCGVTVETFSIGFGPEIFGWTAKSGTRWKVSLLPLGGYVKMYGDADAASAGGRAADDPATGKVSFHGRSVKARAAIVAAGPVFNFIYAIVALAALYMIWGQQTTPAVIGNVLENSPAAAAGLEPGDRVTGVDGRPVTRFEDLQAAVVAGNGQPVTLEVDRGGRVLSMSLTPEMVSVDDRFGNTHQMPRIGISASGTEWVRQGPVEAVSGAVRETASIVAITFGAVGEMIAGTRGTEELAGVIGIAQMSGEVVRMSVATVIWFTAMLSINLGLINLLPVPLLDGGHLAFYAAEAARGRPLSQRAQEYGFRFGLVLVLTLMIVATWNDLVRLRVVDYLAGLFT from the coding sequence ATGGACCAGCTTATCCAATCGCTGAGCTACCCGATCGGTTTCGCCGTCGTGCTTGGCATCGTCGTCTTTGTGCACGAATACGGCCACTACTGGGTGGCGCGGCGCTGCGGCGTGACCGTTGAAACCTTCTCGATCGGCTTCGGCCCCGAGATCTTCGGCTGGACGGCGAAATCCGGAACCCGCTGGAAGGTCTCGCTCCTGCCGCTCGGGGGCTACGTGAAGATGTATGGTGATGCCGATGCGGCCAGCGCCGGCGGTCGTGCCGCGGATGATCCTGCCACGGGCAAGGTGTCGTTCCATGGCCGCTCGGTGAAGGCGCGGGCAGCGATTGTGGCGGCAGGGCCCGTCTTCAACTTCATCTATGCGATTGTTGCCCTGGCGGCGCTGTACATGATCTGGGGGCAGCAGACCACACCGGCAGTGATCGGCAATGTTCTTGAGAACAGTCCGGCGGCGGCAGCCGGGCTGGAGCCCGGTGACCGGGTGACCGGCGTCGACGGCCGTCCGGTCACTCGTTTCGAGGATCTGCAGGCCGCGGTGGTTGCGGGCAATGGCCAGCCGGTGACGCTGGAGGTCGATCGTGGGGGCCGTGTCCTTTCCATGTCGCTGACGCCCGAGATGGTGTCGGTGGACGACCGCTTCGGCAACACTCACCAGATGCCGCGGATCGGCATCTCGGCATCGGGCACGGAATGGGTCCGGCAGGGGCCGGTGGAGGCAGTCTCCGGTGCCGTACGCGAGACGGCGTCCATCGTCGCGATAACCTTCGGGGCCGTCGGGGAAATGATCGCCGGTACCAGAGGTACTGAAGAACTGGCGGGTGTTATCGGCATTGCTCAGATGTCGGGCGAGGTGGTCCGTATGAGCGTCGCGACCGTCATCTGGTTCACGGCGATGCTGTCGATCAATCTCGGGCTCATCAATCTTTTGCCGGTCCCCTTGCTCGATGGCGGACATCTGGCATTCTATGCAGCCGAGGCTGCGCGAGGTCGTCCGCTGAGCCAGCGGGCGCAAGAATATGGTTTCCGCTTCGGGCTGGTCTTGGTATTGACATTGATGATCGTAGCGACCTGGAATGATCTCGTCAGGCTCCGGGTTGTCGACTATCTTGCAGGCCTCTTCACCTGA
- a CDS encoding OmpH family outer membrane protein — MTSKIGQRLRGVALAAGLVLTSASLLAAGPAAAQQKPLSVAVVDVQKVMEETSAAKSLQEQLGKVRAGFRDGIAKDEEALRKEQEDLQKQRSLLSPEAFQKRREEFERKYGEMQKAVAERRRSFDETSARAQMAIDQAFLQVLANLAEERGYTLVLPRQTTILVDNSLDVTDEVIQRMNKSVPKLDLPKAQAPKK, encoded by the coding sequence ATGACTTCCAAGATCGGCCAGCGCCTGCGTGGTGTCGCGCTCGCCGCGGGACTCGTCCTCACCTCCGCCTCTCTCCTGGCTGCCGGGCCGGCCGCCGCTCAACAGAAACCGTTGAGCGTTGCTGTCGTCGATGTGCAGAAGGTGATGGAGGAAACCAGCGCTGCGAAGAGCTTGCAGGAGCAGCTTGGCAAGGTGCGCGCAGGCTTCCGCGACGGTATCGCCAAGGACGAGGAGGCGCTGCGCAAGGAGCAGGAGGACCTCCAGAAGCAGCGCAGCCTGCTGTCGCCCGAGGCGTTCCAGAAGCGTCGCGAGGAGTTCGAACGCAAATACGGCGAAATGCAGAAGGCGGTTGCCGAGCGTCGCCGGTCTTTCGACGAGACCAGTGCACGTGCGCAGATGGCAATCGATCAGGCCTTCCTGCAGGTGCTCGCCAATCTGGCTGAAGAGCGGGGCTATACCCTGGTTCTGCCGCGCCAGACGACGATCCTGGTGGATAACAGCCTGGATGTGACTGACGAAGTCATCCAGCGCATGAACAAAAGCGTGCCGAAACTGGATCTGCCCAAGGCCCAGGCACCTAAGAAGTGA
- the pyrH gene encoding UMP kinase codes for MSFSTPRFRRVLLKVSGEALMGNRQYGLDVDMVERVAGEIRSVQSMGVQVCLVIGGGNIFRGISGAATGMERATADYMGMLATVMNALAMQSALERIGVATRVQSAIPMSSICEPYIRRRAVRHMEKGRVVIFAAGTGNPFFTTDTAAALRAVEMGCDALLKGTQVDGVYTADPKKDPRAERYDSLGYLEVLSRDLKVMDASAITLARDNNIPIVVFNLHHAGGFAEVMLGRGLFTIITNEA; via the coding sequence CGTTGATGGGCAATCGCCAGTATGGTCTGGACGTCGATATGGTGGAGCGCGTTGCCGGCGAGATCCGGTCCGTGCAGTCCATGGGTGTGCAGGTCTGCCTGGTGATTGGCGGCGGCAACATCTTCCGCGGCATCTCCGGCGCCGCGACCGGCATGGAGCGGGCGACGGCCGATTACATGGGCATGTTGGCCACGGTCATGAACGCGCTGGCCATGCAGAGCGCGCTGGAGCGGATCGGCGTGGCAACCCGCGTGCAGTCCGCCATCCCGATGTCGAGCATCTGTGAGCCCTATATCCGGCGCCGGGCAGTGCGGCATATGGAGAAGGGCCGGGTGGTGATCTTTGCCGCCGGTACCGGCAACCCCTTCTTCACGACGGATACCGCCGCAGCCTTGCGCGCGGTGGAGATGGGCTGCGATGCGCTCCTGAAAGGAACTCAGGTCGATGGTGTCTACACCGCCGACCCCAAAAAGGACCCGCGCGCCGAGCGCTATGACAGCCTCGGCTATCTGGAAGTTCTTTCGCGTGACCTGAAAGTGATGGATGCTTCCGCCATCACACTGGCTCGCGATAACAACATCCCGATCGTGGTTTTCAACCTCCATCATGCCGGCGGCTTTGCCGAAGTGATGCTCGGTCGGGGACTTTTCACCATCATTACCAACGAGGCCTGA
- the lpxA gene encoding acyl-ACP--UDP-N-acetylglucosamine O-acyltransferase — protein sequence MTETIQIHPSAVVEPGARIGAGSRVGPFCVIGSRVEIGPDSVLHSHVVVTGNTRIGARFQAFPFAVIGHQPQDLKYRGEDSRIEIGDDVVVREHVTVNPGTEGGGMLTSIGNNVLLMVGAHVAHDCHVGNHCLLVNNATLGGHVRVEDHAIIGGLSAVHQWVRIGAHAMIGGMSGVEADVIPYGTVTGERAHLAGLNIVGMKRRGFSREDMHAVRAAYRRLFLADGGTQAERLAAVEAEFGDVDAVRPLIDFVKAEADRALTRPRVKGGAGDAS from the coding sequence ATGACCGAGACCATCCAGATCCATCCGAGCGCAGTTGTTGAGCCGGGTGCCCGCATCGGTGCCGGCAGCCGCGTCGGCCCGTTCTGCGTCATCGGATCGCGGGTGGAGATCGGCCCCGATTCCGTGCTCCACAGCCATGTCGTCGTCACCGGCAACACCCGTATTGGTGCGCGCTTCCAGGCGTTTCCATTCGCGGTTATCGGCCATCAGCCCCAGGATCTGAAGTACCGTGGGGAAGACAGCCGGATTGAGATCGGCGACGACGTGGTGGTCCGCGAGCATGTGACCGTCAATCCCGGGACCGAGGGGGGCGGCATGCTGACCTCCATCGGCAACAACGTGCTGCTGATGGTGGGCGCCCATGTTGCCCATGACTGCCATGTCGGCAATCACTGCCTGCTGGTCAACAACGCGACGCTCGGCGGCCATGTCCGGGTTGAGGACCACGCCATCATCGGCGGCCTGTCGGCGGTGCATCAGTGGGTGCGGATCGGCGCCCATGCGATGATCGGCGGCATGTCCGGCGTCGAGGCCGATGTCATTCCCTATGGCACGGTAACCGGCGAGCGCGCGCATCTGGCCGGCCTCAATATCGTCGGCATGAAGCGGCGCGGTTTCAGCCGCGAAGACATGCATGCGGTGCGCGCGGCCTATCGCCGGCTGTTCCTGGCCGATGGCGGTACTCAGGCCGAACGTCTGGCCGCCGTCGAAGCGGAGTTCGGTGACGTGGATGCGGTGCGTCCGCTGATCGACTTCGTGAAGGCCGAGGCTGACCGGGCCCTGACCCGCCCACGGGTGAAGGGCGGAGCGGGCGACGCGTCGTGA
- a CDS encoding phosphatidate cytidylyltransferase, whose protein sequence is MAPSSGHQPLPPGGGGAAAADARAERRRTLELRLLTTLVLGPPVLALIYLGGDVFHLFAGLLAVLLFNEWRRLVDLTGMTWMAVGLGLGGVLGAAAWVAGTGRYEAALLMVAVAALAAAFLKIEGARRRWLAAGVVYVGLPVLALIWLRAQPLGLEWTFWLMLVVWATDIGAFVFGRAIGGFRLAPRISPNKTWAGLFGGMFSAFVISVLVAVIAGVRLPQDLVAVGAAGAALAVVEQIGDLVESGVKRHFGVKDSGRLLPGHGGLLDRLDGLLFAAPALALMLMVTGGLFAEGL, encoded by the coding sequence ATGGCGCCGTCTAGCGGGCACCAGCCCCTACCTCCCGGCGGGGGGGGAGCCGCGGCCGCAGATGCCCGCGCGGAGCGGCGGCGTACGCTGGAGCTGCGTCTGCTCACGACGCTGGTTCTGGGCCCGCCGGTACTGGCCCTGATCTATCTGGGCGGCGACGTTTTTCACCTCTTTGCCGGGCTGCTGGCCGTTCTGCTGTTCAACGAGTGGCGGCGCCTGGTCGACCTGACCGGCATGACCTGGATGGCGGTGGGGCTCGGCCTCGGGGGCGTGCTTGGCGCCGCGGCCTGGGTTGCCGGAACCGGGCGCTACGAGGCCGCGCTGCTGATGGTTGCCGTTGCGGCTCTCGCCGCCGCCTTCCTGAAGATCGAGGGTGCCCGGCGGCGTTGGCTGGCGGCGGGTGTTGTCTATGTCGGCCTGCCGGTGCTGGCACTCATCTGGCTGAGGGCGCAGCCGCTCGGGCTGGAATGGACCTTCTGGCTGATGCTCGTGGTCTGGGCTACGGATATCGGAGCCTTCGTCTTCGGCAGGGCTATCGGTGGGTTCCGGCTCGCTCCCCGGATCAGCCCGAACAAGACCTGGGCCGGCCTGTTCGGCGGCATGTTTTCCGCCTTCGTCATTTCTGTCTTGGTTGCCGTCATCGCTGGTGTGCGCCTGCCCCAGGATCTTGTGGCCGTCGGCGCCGCCGGGGCGGCGCTTGCGGTCGTGGAGCAGATCGGCGACCTTGTCGAGAGCGGCGTGAAACGCCATTTCGGCGTCAAGGACAGCGGCCGGCTGCTGCCGGGCCATGGTGGCCTGCTCGATCGGCTCGACGGCCTTTTGTTCGCTGCCCCGGCGCTGGCACTAATGCTGATGGTGACCGGCGGCCTGTTTGCCGAGGGACTATGA
- the bamA gene encoding outer membrane protein assembly factor BamA yields the protein MTMTATMLASTAIAHAQAPVAPPAAQAVRIDRIQVNGNQRIEAETIRSYLSLRQGDPADPSLIDESLKTLYGTGLFADVALRVEGNALVVDVVENPVINRIDFEGNRRLEDSDLEKEVLLRPRTVYTRTRVAQDVERLQEVYRRNGRYAARIDPKIIQLDQNRVDLIFEIEEGPRTEVRKISFTGNDRFSDSALRDVVLTTEARWYNFFTSNDTYDPDRLNYDRELLRRFYLKNGYADFVVQSAVAELAPEGEEFYVTFVVEEGERYKLGKVDVQSTLPGLDTATLEDVVETESEDWYDATKVDRTVEALTTEVTNRGYPFVRVQPSVTKDRETHVINITYNIDEGPRNFIERIEVNGNARTLDEVIRREFRVAEGDPFNAERIRTSRDRVRNLDYFDKVEVTTEPGTDPDKTVVKVDVEEKSTGEISFGVGYSTGSGPLGDVGIRERNLLGRGQDLRLGFTISGDEQLIDLSFTEPYFLNRDVAAGFDVFRREIDREDESGYVQKTTGGALRADYWLTPSLRHGLKYTLRNDEVTDVDDDASRYIREQEGERLSSIVSQTFTYDKRDSKVDPRDGYLLRLTQDLAGLGGDARYARHRADAAWYYPITDDVVGLVSGQVGYILGLGEDVPINDRFFLGGDSLRGFATAGVGPRDVKAGDALGGNFLYSGTVEVGFPLGLPDDYDVRGRVFSDFGSVTELDDSGPEIRDVNSIRASVGVGLTWISPFGPIRLDAAQAVLKEDFDDTEVFRFSFGTRF from the coding sequence ATGACCATGACGGCGACGATGCTCGCCAGCACGGCAATCGCGCATGCTCAGGCGCCTGTGGCGCCGCCGGCCGCCCAGGCGGTCCGGATTGACCGTATCCAGGTGAACGGCAATCAGCGCATCGAGGCTGAGACCATCCGGTCCTATCTGTCTCTGCGCCAGGGGGATCCGGCCGATCCGTCCCTGATTGACGAGAGCCTGAAGACCCTCTACGGCACGGGCTTGTTTGCCGATGTCGCCTTGCGTGTCGAAGGCAACGCGCTGGTGGTGGACGTGGTCGAGAACCCGGTCATCAACCGGATCGACTTCGAAGGCAACCGGCGCCTGGAAGACAGTGACCTCGAGAAGGAGGTTCTGCTGCGTCCGCGCACGGTCTATACCCGCACCCGGGTCGCCCAGGATGTGGAGCGTCTGCAGGAGGTCTACCGGCGCAACGGCCGCTATGCTGCCCGGATTGATCCCAAGATCATTCAGCTCGATCAGAACCGCGTCGATCTGATCTTCGAGATCGAAGAAGGTCCGCGCACCGAGGTGCGCAAGATCAGTTTCACCGGCAATGACCGCTTCAGCGACAGCGCACTCCGTGACGTGGTCCTGACCACAGAAGCACGGTGGTACAACTTCTTTACGTCGAACGACACCTACGACCCGGATCGCCTGAATTATGATCGTGAACTGCTGCGCCGCTTCTATCTGAAGAACGGCTATGCCGATTTCGTGGTCCAGTCGGCAGTGGCGGAACTGGCGCCAGAGGGCGAGGAGTTCTACGTCACTTTCGTGGTGGAAGAGGGCGAGCGCTACAAGCTGGGCAAGGTCGACGTGCAGAGCACGCTGCCGGGCCTTGATACGGCGACGCTCGAAGATGTCGTCGAAACCGAAAGCGAAGATTGGTACGACGCGACTAAGGTCGATCGCACGGTCGAAGCGCTGACGACCGAGGTCACCAATCGCGGCTATCCTTTCGTACGAGTCCAGCCTTCGGTGACGAAGGATCGAGAGACTCATGTCATCAACATCACCTACAACATTGATGAAGGGCCAAGAAACTTCATCGAACGTATCGAGGTGAACGGTAACGCCCGGACTCTGGACGAAGTGATCCGTCGGGAGTTCCGCGTGGCCGAAGGCGATCCGTTCAATGCCGAACGCATTCGTACCTCGCGGGATCGCGTTCGCAATCTCGACTACTTTGACAAGGTCGAGGTGACCACTGAGCCTGGTACTGATCCCGACAAGACCGTGGTCAAGGTGGATGTCGAGGAGAAGTCGACCGGCGAAATCTCGTTCGGCGTCGGTTACTCCACGGGCTCCGGCCCGCTGGGTGATGTGGGCATTCGCGAACGGAATCTTCTCGGTCGGGGCCAGGATCTGCGACTGGGTTTCACCATTTCCGGCGATGAGCAGCTGATCGACCTCAGCTTCACGGAACCTTATTTCCTGAACCGCGACGTTGCTGCCGGTTTCGACGTCTTCCGTCGCGAGATCGACCGTGAAGACGAATCCGGTTACGTGCAGAAGACGACCGGCGGCGCCCTCCGGGCGGACTATTGGCTGACTCCCAGCCTGCGGCATGGTTTGAAGTATACGCTGCGCAATGACGAAGTAACGGATGTCGACGATGATGCGTCTCGTTATATCCGTGAACAGGAAGGCGAGCGCCTTAGTTCGATCGTCAGTCAAACGTTTACTTACGACAAACGTGACAGCAAAGTCGATCCGCGTGATGGCTATCTGCTGCGCCTCACCCAGGATCTTGCTGGCCTTGGTGGTGATGCCAGATATGCACGCCACCGCGCGGATGCTGCATGGTATTATCCGATTACTGATGATGTGGTCGGTCTGGTCAGCGGCCAGGTCGGCTATATCCTTGGGCTCGGCGAAGACGTGCCCATTAACGACCGCTTCTTCCTGGGCGGTGACAGCCTGCGTGGTTTTGCAACAGCTGGCGTTGGCCCGCGCGACGTGAAGGCCGGCGACGCCCTCGGCGGTAACTTCCTCTATTCGGGCACGGTCGAAGTCGGCTTCCCTCTTGGGTTGCCGGATGATTACGACGTGCGTGGCCGCGTGTTCAGCGATTTTGGTAGTGTCACCGAGCTTGATGACAGCGGCCCTGAAATCCGGGATGTCAACTCCATCCGCGCCTCGGTCGGCGTGGGCCTGACCTGGATTTCGCCCTTCGGTCCCATCCGCCTGGACGCTGCCCAGGCGGTTCTCAAGGAAGACTTCGATGATACCGAGGTCTTCCGCTTCAGCTTCGGAACGAGGTTCTGA
- the lpxD gene encoding UDP-3-O-(3-hydroxymyristoyl)glucosamine N-acyltransferase, giving the protein MADPRFFEVAGPFTAQELAESVNATLRGPAPAGMLRAVAPIDLAGPDDVTFLNNRSYLPKLAECRAGLCILSPADAERAPAHLPLLVSPAPYMAFARISRRFHPPRPVSPGVHSRAVVEDGVQLGSSVEIGPGAVVMAGASIGDGSIIQANAVIDRNTVIGRNCVIGAGAYVGFAVLGDRVYVYTGVRIGQDGFGFASDPAAGHVRIPQVGRVIIGNDVEIGANSTIDRGAGPDTVIGDGCMIDNLVALGHNVRLGRGCVIVAQVGISGSTVLGDFVVAGGQVGIAGHLNIGAGAQLAAKSGVITDVPAGAVWGGYPAVPVRDWHRQSVTLAKLIRRRDREQH; this is encoded by the coding sequence ATGGCCGATCCACGGTTCTTCGAGGTTGCTGGCCCGTTTACGGCACAGGAACTGGCCGAGTCGGTAAATGCGACCCTGCGTGGCCCGGCGCCTGCGGGCATGCTCCGTGCCGTCGCGCCGATCGATCTCGCCGGTCCGGATGACGTCACCTTCCTGAACAACCGGTCCTATCTTCCCAAGCTGGCCGAGTGCCGGGCAGGGCTGTGCATTCTGTCGCCGGCCGATGCCGAGCGCGCGCCTGCCCATCTGCCTCTGCTGGTGTCTCCGGCTCCGTACATGGCTTTTGCACGGATCTCCCGACGATTTCATCCACCGCGGCCCGTCAGCCCTGGCGTTCATTCTCGCGCAGTAGTTGAAGATGGCGTACAACTGGGGAGCAGTGTCGAGATCGGCCCGGGTGCTGTGGTGATGGCGGGTGCCAGTATCGGCGACGGGAGCATCATCCAGGCCAATGCAGTGATCGACCGGAACACGGTGATCGGCCGGAACTGCGTGATCGGCGCTGGTGCCTATGTCGGTTTCGCCGTCCTTGGCGATCGCGTCTATGTCTACACCGGTGTGCGGATCGGTCAGGATGGTTTCGGTTTCGCCAGCGATCCGGCCGCCGGTCATGTCCGTATCCCTCAGGTTGGGCGGGTCATCATTGGAAATGATGTGGAGATCGGCGCGAACTCGACCATTGACCGGGGCGCCGGCCCCGACACGGTCATCGGCGATGGCTGCATGATCGACAATCTGGTGGCCCTGGGCCACAACGTCCGCCTTGGCCGCGGCTGCGTGATCGTGGCACAGGTGGGCATTTCCGGCTCTACCGTGCTTGGCGATTTTGTGGTGGCTGGCGGGCAGGTTGGCATCGCCGGCCATCTGAACATCGGTGCCGGTGCCCAGCTTGCGGCCAAGTCGGGGGTGATCACCGACGTGCCGGCCGGTGCGGTGTGGGGCGGCTATCCGGCAGTTCCGGTACGCGACTGGCATCGTCAGAGTGTCACGCTGGCGAAGCTGATCCGGCGGCGCGACCGGGAGCAACATTGA
- a CDS encoding 1-deoxy-D-xylulose-5-phosphate reductoisomerase, with protein sequence MTQPPQSPARSSSVSAAAGTPRRVSILGATGSVGRQTIDLIARDPERYPVEALTANGNVEQLARDAVQLKARLAVTADPARYTDLKACLAGTGIEAAAGPEALIEAAQRPADWVMAAIVGSAGLAPTLAAVRRGALVALANKECLVCAGDLFTAEVERHGARLLPADSEHNAIAQILEPERLHVVEKVILTASGGPFRSFTLDQMRQVTPEQAVAHPNWSMGAKISVDSASMMNKGLELIEAHHLFPVGLDRLDVLVHPQSIIHGLVQYADGSVLAHLGAPDMRTPIAWTLAWPDRRPAPSDRLDLARIATLSFEAPDLVRFPCLALARDALKCGDGAATILNAANEVAVAAFLARRIGFLDIAGVVADTLDAEPRRAPGSIDEVIALDAAARRRAMMLVDAR encoded by the coding sequence ATGACCCAACCCCCACAGTCACCTGCACGTTCATCCTCTGTTTCTGCCGCGGCCGGAACGCCGCGACGGGTGTCGATCCTGGGGGCCACGGGGTCCGTCGGTCGTCAGACCATCGATCTCATCGCCCGTGATCCCGAGCGCTATCCGGTTGAGGCGCTGACCGCCAATGGCAATGTGGAGCAGTTGGCGCGCGACGCCGTTCAGCTGAAGGCGCGGCTGGCAGTGACCGCTGATCCAGCGCGCTACACCGATCTGAAAGCGTGTCTTGCCGGCACCGGAATCGAGGCGGCGGCCGGCCCCGAGGCGTTGATCGAGGCGGCACAAAGGCCGGCGGACTGGGTGATGGCGGCGATCGTGGGTTCGGCAGGGCTGGCGCCGACGCTCGCGGCCGTGCGTCGCGGTGCACTCGTCGCGCTCGCCAACAAGGAATGCCTGGTCTGCGCCGGTGATCTGTTTACCGCCGAGGTGGAACGACATGGCGCCCGGTTGCTGCCGGCAGACAGCGAGCACAATGCCATCGCTCAGATCCTGGAACCTGAACGTCTGCATGTGGTCGAAAAGGTCATTCTGACAGCTTCGGGTGGCCCGTTCCGGAGCTTTACCCTTGATCAGATGCGCCAGGTGACGCCGGAGCAGGCGGTTGCCCATCCTAACTGGTCGATGGGGGCGAAGATCTCGGTCGACAGTGCGTCGATGATGAACAAGGGCCTGGAGCTGATCGAGGCGCATCACCTGTTCCCGGTGGGGCTCGATCGCCTTGACGTACTGGTACATCCGCAGTCGATCATCCACGGTCTGGTCCAGTATGCCGACGGGTCGGTACTCGCGCATCTGGGTGCACCGGACATGCGAACGCCCATTGCCTGGACGCTGGCCTGGCCCGATCGCAGGCCGGCACCCAGCGACAGGCTGGACCTGGCGCGGATTGCGACACTCTCTTTTGAAGCGCCGGACCTCGTGCGTTTCCCCTGTCTGGCGCTTGCCCGGGATGCCTTGAAATGCGGCGATGGCGCCGCCACAATCCTGAATGCCGCGAACGAGGTGGCTGTGGCAGCGTTTCTTGCCCGCCGGATCGGTTTTCTCGACATTGCCGGTGTCGTGGCCGATACGCTGGATGCCGAGCCTCGGCGGGCACCCGGGTCGATCGACGAAGTGATCGCGCTTGATGCTGCGGCACGGCGCCGGGCCATGATGCTGGTGGACGCGCGCTGA
- a CDS encoding isoprenyl transferase, with amino-acid sequence MALVSDPPLRHVAIIMDGNGRWAKARGLPRTVGHYRGAESVRKVIDRAAEHGIGYLTLFAFSSENWKRPLDEVRDLMGLLRFYLDREVKLLIDRNVRLNFIGDRSRLSPDMQDLLHRSVERTRHCTGMVLTIAISYGGRAEILAAARELAAEAAAGRVDLDELDEEAFGARLQTHDLPDPDLIIRTSGEQRISNFLLWQLAYAEMIFVPTLWPDFDAAALDAALAEYKRRERRYGAV; translated from the coding sequence ATGGCGCTGGTCTCAGATCCCCCCTTGCGCCACGTCGCGATCATCATGGACGGCAATGGCCGCTGGGCGAAAGCCCGCGGCCTGCCGCGCACCGTCGGTCATTATCGTGGGGCCGAATCGGTTCGGAAGGTGATCGATCGCGCCGCGGAGCACGGGATCGGTTATCTCACCCTCTTCGCCTTCTCGTCCGAGAACTGGAAGCGCCCGCTCGATGAGGTCCGTGACCTCATGGGATTGTTGCGCTTCTATCTCGACCGGGAGGTCAAGTTGTTGATCGATCGCAATGTTCGCCTCAATTTTATCGGCGACCGTTCACGGCTGTCACCTGACATGCAAGACCTGCTGCACCGATCTGTGGAGCGGACACGGCATTGTACGGGAATGGTCCTGACCATCGCGATCAGCTACGGGGGGCGGGCTGAGATTCTGGCCGCGGCACGAGAGCTGGCCGCCGAAGCCGCTGCCGGTCGGGTTGATCTGGATGAGCTGGACGAGGAGGCTTTCGGTGCGCGTCTTCAGACCCATGATCTGCCGGACCCCGATCTGATCATCCGGACCAGCGGCGAGCAGCGGATCAGCAACTTTCTGCTCTGGCAGCTGGCTTATGCGGAGATGATTTTCGTTCCGACATTGTGGCCGGATTTCGACGCGGCGGCGCTGGATGCGGCGCTCGCCGAATACAAACGCCGCGAACGTCGCTATGGCGCCGTCTAG
- the frr gene encoding ribosome recycling factor: protein MDGAIDALKHELAGLRTGRASANLLEPVRVDAYGSEMTVSQVATISVPEPRMLSVQVWDQSLAKAVERAIRDSGLGLNPIGEGAVIRVPIPELTEERRREMGKVASRYGEQARISVRNVRRDGLDKLKKLEKDSEISQDELRGASERVQTVTDERIKQIDDLVAAKEKEIMQV from the coding sequence ATGGACGGCGCAATCGACGCCCTGAAGCATGAGCTGGCGGGTCTGCGCACCGGCCGCGCCTCGGCCAATCTGCTGGAGCCGGTGCGTGTCGATGCCTACGGCTCCGAGATGACGGTCTCCCAGGTCGCGACCATCAGCGTCCCCGAGCCGCGCATGCTGTCGGTCCAGGTCTGGGATCAGAGCCTCGCCAAGGCGGTTGAGCGGGCGATTCGCGACAGCGGTCTCGGTCTCAACCCGATCGGCGAGGGCGCCGTCATCCGGGTGCCGATTCCGGAACTGACCGAAGAGCGTCGTCGCGAGATGGGCAAGGTGGCCTCGCGTTACGGTGAGCAGGCCCGAATTTCTGTGCGCAATGTTCGTCGTGACGGCCTCGATAAGCTGAAGAAGCTTGAGAAGGACAGCGAGATCAGCCAGGACGAGCTGCGTGGCGCCTCTGAGCGCGTGCAGACCGTGACGGATGAACGCATCAAGCAGATCGACGACCTGGTGGCGGCGAAGGAAAAGGAGATCATGCAGGTCTGA